TACTGTTCCATATTACTTCAAGGCAGTCATTTGCGAGAAGGAAAATTATAGGAAGTACTCACCCGCGAATAATCACAAAGACGACCGTACTCGTGTAAAAAGAAACTGGGATTCTGTTCGCAGCTGAGTTTGGAGCATATTGTACTGTTCACTTTCACATTATCCATTATCATAGAACAGGCATAATAATCGCCATCGAGAAACAAAATACCGATCCATATTAGTGATAGGCTGAGTGCTTTGCAGAAAATGACAAGAATGACCTTGGCCAACTTCGTCGAACAACACTCATGCTTCCATGCTTGGAAGGAATTGAAACAACAGAAAGTTCGCCAGTTCCACTCTTTCCTCCAATTGCTTCCCgactgttggcatttattttgttcACATTGGAGCAGCACACCAAGGGCAAACAATATTGTTGCAGGTATCGAGAAGAACATCCAAACATACTGAACATTTGAGGCTGCAGACATACACGGGCATGGAATGTGCCTTCCTAAGATCTCCTCCAGTTGATAAAGCATGACGATCCCTCCTGTCCAAAATACGGCTGAAGTCCCTGTATCGCTGTTTTGCAGGAACCGAAGTAACTTTGAAGATTTTCCGGGCATTGTAACGGTGACTGCCGCCAAAAAGTTAAACTGAGGATACGGCTAGCTCAGCAGCAGCCAACGCGAACAGCTCATAACCAGATCGGAGACGCCCCACCCAGAAGTTTCTGAGGCTGCTCAAATTAATGAACCGCTACATTTCGATCGCATCTGCATTTAGAATGTTTCCTTTACGATCAGAGTGGGGTGGGATCACAGCTTGCCCGATAGACACCTTTAATTTTACTTCATTCGTAATCAACAAAATCATGGGTCgcaggagcagatggaggcccttcagcccg
The genomic region above belongs to Chiloscyllium plagiosum isolate BGI_BamShark_2017 unplaced genomic scaffold, ASM401019v2 scaf_13684, whole genome shotgun sequence and contains:
- the LOC122547511 gene encoding calcium homeostasis modulator protein 6-like isoform X1, with the protein product MPGKSSKLLRFLQNSDTGTSAVFWTGGIVMLYQLEEILGRHIPCPCMSAASNVQYVWMFFSIPATILFALGVLLQCEQNKCQQSGSNWRKEWNWRTFCCFNSFQAWKHECCSTKLAKVILVIFCKALSLSLIWIGILFLDGDYYACSMIMDNVKVNSTICSKLSCEQNPSFFLHEYGRLCDYSRVIGISLHCTLVLVVALILFYYVCKADDTKPQTEYKHKYQFKYINENNELIMEPLESGMSEAIQTGSENMKKLISTIIDVVFEIHQNNYAMYMSRQQQTQSSPSSEREKIIPRLPLLTTISIKTASDKNESIIEVHYTVKENMTEGPQQEDEGSQNEP
- the LOC122547511 gene encoding calcium homeostasis modulator protein 6-like isoform X2, with the translated sequence MPGKSSKLLRFLQNSDTGTSAVFWTGGIVMLYQLEEILGRHIPCPCMSAASNVQYVWMFFSIPATILFALGVLLQCEQNKCQQSGSNWRKEWNWRTFCCFNSFQAWKHECCSTKLAKVILVIFCKALSLSLIWIGILFLDGDYYACSMIMDNVKVNSTICSKLSCEQNPSFFLHEYGRLCDYSRVIGISLHCTLVLVVALILFYYVCKADDTKPQTEYKHKYQFKYINENNELIMEPLESGMSEAIQTGSENMKKLISTIIDVVFEIHQNNYAMYMSRQQTQSSPSSEREKIIPRLPLLTTISIKTASDKNESIIEVHYTVKENMTEGPQQEDEGSQNEP